From the Carya illinoinensis cultivar Pawnee chromosome 4, C.illinoinensisPawnee_v1, whole genome shotgun sequence genome, one window contains:
- the LOC122306118 gene encoding F-box/LRR-repeat protein 4-like: MDDILCDELLEEIFQRLPSSRSSSLSVSLVSKRWLHLYRTSKTFLSLRLTPHNSTIPLFSSLLSNFPSLVSLSLFVPSEPAAPASTFSDHLLLIVSKYCSKLRNLRFLAGLGSLSALSSLSSTCTHLTSLCINLSRPVFFSWVVSFPALKDLSVFVCPGEGLEQEIQFSWEHGMWQNEDFDTELGLESLHLSGIRADDWGLRWLWRSCKRLKKLQLRSCEGIGDGGSFSSFVRCLQGLQEVELRTCRSIVDGVLLQLADSCNSLSSLLVYDGGSREGLLRFISQSRCDLQKLDLRLPLDLNNDHLSAVAVNFRCLSSIRLQSCCLVTGEGLKALGVAMSSRLEELALINCDVVEREPGLLATLGQNLRQLRKLDLSYNETLLDKEFISMLASCNDIIDLKLRGCKGLTNTSMVSMFKSCKRLKDVDIMQCRGIGAEAVELFVLNSPQLRQIHIEESKLSDVARTWASNKFIELIV, encoded by the exons ATGGACGACATACTTTGTGACGAGCTTCTTGAAGAAATCTTTCAGAGACTTCCGTCATCACGCTCTTCATCACTTTCGGTCTCTTTGGTCTCCAAGCGGTGGCTTCATCTCTACCGCACCTCCAAGACTTTCCTCTCTCTCCGCCTTACCCCTCACAATTCCACTATCCCTTTATTTTCCTCCCTACTCTCCAACTTCCCATCTCttgtctccctctctcttttcgtCCCCTCTGAACCCGCAGCCCCAGCCTCCACTTTTTCTGATCATCTCCTCCTTATTGTTTCTAAATATTGTTCCAAGCTTCGTAATTTGAGGTTCTTGGCCGGTTTGGGCTCTCTTTCCGCTCTGAGTTCGCTCTCTTCGACCTGTACCCACTTAACCTCTCTCTGTATCAATCTCTCTAGGCCTGTCTTTTTCAGTTGGGTTGTGAGTTTTCCTGCTTTAAAGGATTTGTCAGTCTTTGTATGCCCTGGGGAAGGCCTTGAACAAGAAATTCAGTTTTCTTGGGAGCATGGAATGTGGCAAAATGAGGATTTTGATACAGAATTGGGCTTGGAGAGTCTTCATTTGTCTGGAATTCGAGCAGATGATTGGGGCCTGAGATGGCTATGGAGGAGCTGCAAAAGGCTGAAGAAATTGCAGCTACGGAGCTGTGAGGGTATTGGTGATGGAGGTTCTTTTTCGTCCTTTGTTAGGTGCTTGCAGGGTCTTCAAGAGGTGGAGCTCAGGACTTGTAGGAGTATAGTTGATGGGGTGCTGTTACAATTGGCGGATAGTTGTAATTCTCTAAGTTCTCTATTGGTTTATGATGGCGGTAGCAGAGAGGGTCTGCTGAGGTTCATTAGCCAGAGCAGGTGCGATTTGCAAAAACTAGATCTCCGACTACCACTTGACCTTAATAACGATCACCTCTCGGCTGTTGCTGTGAATTTCCGGTGTCTTTCGAGTATTAGGCTTCAAAGTTGTTGTCTTGTCACTGGTGAAGGCCTTAAGGCTCTTGGAGTTGCCATGAGTTCTAGGCTTGAAGAATTGGCATTGATAAATTGTGATGTTGTGGAACGAGAACCGGGGTTGCTTGCCACATTGGGGCAGAATTTGAGGCAATTGAGGAAATTGGACTTATCTTATAATGAAACGTTACTTGATAAGGAGTTTATTTCGATGTTAGCTTCGTGCAATGATATTATTGATTTGAAGTTGAGAGGGTGTAAAGGGCTTACCAATACAAGCATGGTCTCTATGTTTAAGAGTTGCAAGCGCTTGAAGGATGTTGACATTATGCAGTGTCGTGGAATTGGGGCCGAGGCAGTGGAGCTGTTTGTTCTAAATTCTCCGCAGTTGAGACAGATACACATTGAGGAAAGCAAGCTTTCCGATGTTGCAAGGACATGGGCATCAAATAAGTTTATTGAGTTGAT CGTTTAA